In the genome of Nocardioides marmoribigeumensis, one region contains:
- a CDS encoding DEAD/DEAH box helicase, with product METAEYPHLQTAIDHVRSWRRRSLALTNQQQRVEGDAHDAAQTLRDRLAAQAVGGGVAWRTLALSDSDLRLLTALARRQTAPAWSPTVRQGVHQLAGGAQQALHDVKALGGLRRRFASAQRREQGRQAASYLVNLHHWLGHPEVEAELTRVETWHAGSTPTVPLESALDGGVGLRKLVGAAAELLPQIRLAGPLAALDEIDRALRRETEVRRAAKAAGDVVRQADARRLISEMPVDRLKETTKGQLRLGALTTAGITTVQQVLDQGPRILTLPGVGDTTGNRMLGAARTLWQTVLDDLPVRLDLKNRSREATALLRALQDWDRVRSIRGASDDLETVSTVRPLLRGLPRETRQLIVVPETRSVPQLRAALATVERLAAGGERSAGPAKDPWDDFLARPADFYALLAELGFLVEDEAKVQGDLPAEIVDAIRRLKLDTSQLKASLRGYQSFAARFALVQRKVIIGDEMGLGKTVEALAVMAHLRAKGDHHHLVVCPAAVVTNWVREIQAKSKLRAHRLHGPGRDQALASWSRHGGVAVTTYDTLGWLEGRLPSGFTVACLTFDEAHYIKNPDAQRSRRSAGLIRQASRTILLTGTPLENRIDEFRNLVGYLRPDLSVTATEFAPRQFRKQVAPAYLRRNQEDVLTELPPLVEVTEWLPLSAQDRCHYRTAVLAGNFMQMRQAALRGGAESEKLRRLIEIVQEAEDNGRKVLVFSYFKDVLDIVSAAMPGRVIGPLHGGVPPAKRQQMVDDFSTAQRGAVLVAQIVAGGVGLNVQAASVVVICEPQLKPTMEWQAIARAHRMGQLDSVQVHRLLSEEGVDQRITEILARKKELFEDFARESETAGSAPEALDITDAEVAREVVAAERERLLGTDTY from the coding sequence ATGGAAACTGCGGAATACCCACATCTCCAGACCGCCATCGACCACGTGCGGTCGTGGCGGCGGCGCAGCCTGGCCCTGACCAACCAGCAGCAACGAGTCGAAGGCGATGCTCATGATGCCGCTCAAACTCTGAGAGACCGGCTGGCGGCCCAGGCTGTCGGCGGCGGAGTGGCCTGGCGGACTCTGGCCCTCTCAGACTCCGACTTGCGACTCCTGACCGCGCTGGCACGCCGGCAGACCGCGCCGGCATGGAGCCCCACCGTGCGCCAGGGCGTCCACCAGCTGGCGGGCGGGGCCCAGCAGGCCTTGCACGACGTGAAGGCCCTCGGCGGCCTCAGGCGCCGCTTCGCGAGTGCGCAGCGCCGAGAGCAGGGGCGCCAGGCTGCTTCCTATCTGGTGAATCTTCATCACTGGCTGGGGCACCCCGAGGTTGAGGCCGAGCTCACTCGGGTCGAGACCTGGCACGCGGGCAGCACGCCGACCGTCCCGCTCGAGAGCGCCCTCGATGGGGGCGTCGGGCTGCGGAAGCTGGTGGGGGCAGCGGCAGAGCTCCTGCCCCAGATCCGCCTTGCCGGCCCGCTGGCAGCCCTCGACGAGATCGACCGCGCGCTGCGGCGTGAGACCGAGGTGAGGCGGGCGGCGAAGGCGGCGGGCGACGTCGTACGGCAGGCGGACGCTCGCAGGCTGATCAGCGAGATGCCCGTTGACCGACTGAAGGAGACGACCAAGGGGCAGCTGCGCCTGGGAGCACTCACGACAGCGGGGATCACTACCGTCCAGCAAGTCCTCGACCAAGGTCCGCGCATCCTGACCTTGCCCGGAGTCGGAGACACCACGGGAAACCGGATGCTGGGGGCTGCACGCACGCTCTGGCAGACGGTCCTCGACGACCTGCCGGTGCGGCTCGACCTCAAGAACCGCTCGCGGGAGGCGACCGCGCTACTGCGAGCGCTGCAGGACTGGGACCGCGTCCGCTCGATCCGCGGAGCCAGCGACGACCTGGAGACCGTGTCGACCGTCCGGCCCCTTCTCCGTGGCCTCCCGCGCGAGACGCGACAGTTGATCGTGGTTCCCGAGACCCGGAGCGTTCCGCAACTACGCGCGGCTCTGGCCACCGTTGAGCGGCTGGCCGCCGGCGGCGAGCGCTCAGCTGGACCCGCGAAAGATCCCTGGGATGACTTCCTCGCCCGGCCGGCCGACTTCTATGCGCTTCTCGCCGAGCTTGGCTTCCTCGTCGAGGACGAAGCCAAGGTGCAAGGAGACCTGCCGGCTGAGATCGTCGACGCGATTCGCCGGCTCAAGCTCGACACCTCCCAGCTCAAAGCTTCGCTGCGCGGCTACCAATCCTTCGCTGCTCGGTTCGCGCTCGTTCAACGCAAGGTGATCATCGGGGACGAGATGGGGCTCGGAAAGACTGTCGAAGCTCTCGCCGTAATGGCCCACCTGCGAGCAAAGGGCGACCATCACCACCTCGTCGTCTGCCCGGCCGCCGTCGTGACGAACTGGGTGCGTGAAATCCAGGCCAAGTCGAAGCTGCGCGCACATCGTTTGCACGGTCCCGGGCGAGACCAGGCCCTCGCATCATGGTCCAGGCACGGTGGCGTCGCTGTCACGACGTACGACACCCTCGGCTGGCTCGAGGGCCGCCTTCCCTCCGGCTTCACAGTCGCCTGCCTCACCTTCGACGAGGCGCACTACATCAAGAACCCAGACGCTCAGCGGAGCCGGCGTTCGGCAGGTCTCATCCGACAGGCCAGCCGGACCATCTTGCTCACCGGAACTCCCCTAGAGAATCGAATCGACGAGTTCCGCAACCTGGTGGGCTACCTCCGTCCAGACCTGTCCGTGACTGCCACTGAGTTCGCGCCACGTCAGTTCCGCAAGCAAGTGGCTCCCGCGTACCTGCGGCGCAATCAGGAGGATGTGCTGACTGAGCTGCCTCCGCTCGTCGAGGTCACCGAGTGGCTGCCGCTCTCCGCCCAGGACCGGTGTCATTATCGAACGGCGGTATTGGCCGGGAACTTCATGCAAATGCGGCAAGCGGCTCTTAGAGGCGGTGCCGAGTCCGAGAAGCTGCGCCGGCTTATTGAGATCGTGCAGGAGGCCGAAGACAACGGCCGCAAGGTGCTGGTCTTCTCGTACTTCAAAGACGTACTCGACATCGTCTCTGCTGCGATGCCCGGCCGCGTCATCGGACCCCTACATGGCGGCGTGCCCCCAGCCAAGCGACAGCAAATGGTCGACGATTTCTCGACAGCCCAGCGTGGAGCGGTCTTGGTCGCGCAGATTGTCGCCGGTGGTGTGGGGCTGAACGTGCAGGCGGCCTCGGTCGTCGTGATCTGCGAACCTCAGCTCAAGCCGACCATGGAGTGGCAAGCGATCGCCCGGGCACACCGCATGGGACAGCTGGACTCAGTCCAGGTGCACCGGCTGCTGTCTGAAGAAGGAGTCGATCAGCGAATCACCGAGATCCTGGCGCGCAAGAAGGAGCTCTTCGAGGACTTCGCCCGTGAGTCTGAGACAGCTGGAAGCGCGCCGGAGGCGCTGGACATCACGGACGCCGAGGTCGCACGTGAGGTTGTAGCGGCGGAACGCGAGCGGCTATTAGGAACCGACACCTATTGA
- a CDS encoding acyl-CoA dehydrogenase family protein → MTDLEGHLLEDSPASDFLGFELLLEEEDRSLLSSVRAFMTREVEPVINDYWTRAEFPHDLVPGLAKLGIAGLAYDGPGCPARGALVDGLVNMEMSRVDPSMGTFLGVHGGLAMGSIQLCGSDEQRSRWLPAMARMELIGAFGLTEPDVGSAISAGLATSARRDGDDWILNGAKKWIGNAAFADLVIIWARDTDDGEVKGFVVEKGTEGMEFSKQEDKIALRVVQNAEITLTDVRVPETNRLQEADSFRATANVLRVTRMSVAWAAAGCARGAFEHALRYTKQREQFGRPIASFQMVQDLLVKMLSNVTAATAMNVRASQLQEAGLLRDEHASLCKAHSTVRMRETVGWAREVLGGNGILLEHHVGRFVADAEALYSYEGTREMNTLIVGRAITGESAFV, encoded by the coding sequence ATGACCGATCTCGAGGGCCACCTGCTCGAGGACTCGCCCGCCTCGGACTTCCTCGGCTTCGAGCTGCTGCTCGAGGAGGAGGACCGCTCGCTCCTGAGCAGCGTCCGCGCCTTCATGACGCGTGAGGTCGAGCCGGTGATCAACGACTACTGGACGCGCGCCGAGTTCCCGCACGACCTCGTGCCCGGGCTGGCGAAGCTCGGGATCGCGGGCTTGGCGTACGACGGGCCCGGCTGCCCTGCCCGCGGCGCACTCGTCGACGGCCTGGTCAACATGGAGATGTCGCGGGTCGACCCGTCGATGGGGACGTTCCTCGGGGTCCACGGCGGCCTGGCGATGGGCTCCATCCAGCTGTGCGGCTCCGACGAGCAGCGTTCTCGTTGGCTGCCGGCCATGGCGCGGATGGAGCTGATCGGCGCCTTCGGCCTCACCGAGCCCGACGTCGGCTCGGCCATCTCGGCCGGCCTCGCCACCTCGGCTCGACGGGACGGCGACGACTGGATCCTCAACGGCGCCAAGAAGTGGATCGGCAACGCCGCCTTCGCCGACCTGGTCATCATCTGGGCCCGCGACACCGACGACGGCGAGGTCAAGGGCTTCGTCGTCGAGAAGGGCACCGAGGGGATGGAGTTCTCCAAGCAGGAGGACAAGATCGCCCTGCGCGTCGTCCAGAACGCCGAGATCACCCTGACCGACGTACGCGTCCCGGAGACGAACCGCCTGCAGGAGGCCGACAGCTTCCGCGCCACCGCGAACGTCCTGCGCGTCACCCGGATGAGCGTCGCCTGGGCCGCGGCCGGCTGCGCCCGGGGAGCCTTCGAGCACGCCCTGCGCTACACCAAGCAGCGCGAGCAGTTCGGCCGCCCGATAGCGTCGTTCCAGATGGTGCAGGACCTGCTTGTCAAGATGCTCTCCAACGTCACCGCGGCGACCGCGATGAACGTCCGTGCGTCGCAGCTGCAGGAGGCCGGGCTCCTGCGTGACGAGCACGCGTCACTGTGCAAGGCGCACTCGACCGTGCGCATGCGGGAGACGGTCGGCTGGGCGCGGGAGGTGCTGGGCGGCAACGGGATCCTGCTCGAGCACCACGTCGGGCGGTTCGTGGCGGATGCTGAGGCGCTGTACTCCTACGAGGGCACGCGGGAGATGAACACCCTGATCGTGGGGCGCGCGATCACGGGAGAGAGCGCCTTCGTCTGA
- a CDS encoding SIR2 family protein: MASSSGMTAAGHVFVVHGRIENLTHDVAVLPTSTKFSFRPYWHPILSTNTEQWRPDGWPAAGFARAKGRDDIWFVNVGGRSSHGADALVDRSVGALRDIAATRPTPSRNRTKALVAFPVIGIEGGGLGQERGDVVRRLLPALTEAARELDLDIALVTPDSSVYAAAQHLRRQASSWALPENQIREAERLGEIARSGGLALFMGAGVSIPAGLPTWGGLLAQLAERHRVDTSGKFQKLSGLDQAQYLHNHVENLGMDVCSIVETVRTPALGHALLASLGCAEAVTTNYDRLYEAAVLMQRGPGNVATVLPWEHPDAGKQWILKLHGDVQKPASIVLTRQQFVSFDAQTRPAGALLQTLLMTRHVLFVGASLTDDNVIRLAYEVDHFRRSHDLAGTVGTVLDVEDDEVRRELWRDQLFWVSMAGDDVQQRSRTLEVFLDAVAAHASSDASWLLDERFSGLSDADRDLAAAAREVYNRASGAGPEWKGLADSLARFGARSGR, translated from the coding sequence ATGGCATCCAGCAGCGGTATGACGGCCGCAGGTCACGTCTTCGTCGTTCATGGACGAATCGAGAACCTGACCCACGACGTGGCTGTGCTCCCGACCAGCACGAAGTTCAGCTTCAGGCCTTACTGGCACCCCATCCTCAGCACGAACACCGAGCAGTGGCGACCTGATGGCTGGCCCGCTGCCGGATTCGCTCGCGCCAAGGGGCGGGACGACATCTGGTTCGTCAATGTCGGTGGCAGGTCGAGCCACGGTGCCGACGCCCTCGTCGACCGATCCGTCGGCGCGCTGCGCGACATCGCCGCTACACGTCCCACTCCGTCGCGCAACCGCACCAAGGCGCTCGTGGCGTTTCCTGTCATCGGGATCGAAGGAGGCGGCCTCGGGCAAGAACGGGGCGACGTCGTACGGCGACTGCTGCCGGCGCTGACCGAAGCGGCTCGCGAGCTGGACCTCGACATCGCGCTGGTGACGCCAGATTCGTCGGTGTACGCCGCGGCTCAGCACCTTCGTCGCCAGGCGTCGAGCTGGGCGCTACCCGAGAACCAGATTCGGGAGGCCGAGCGGCTCGGAGAAATCGCTAGAAGCGGCGGACTGGCCCTGTTCATGGGCGCGGGAGTGAGCATTCCCGCTGGACTACCGACTTGGGGCGGACTGCTCGCTCAGCTCGCGGAGCGCCACCGCGTCGACACCTCTGGCAAGTTCCAGAAGCTCAGCGGTCTCGACCAAGCCCAGTACCTCCATAACCATGTCGAGAATCTCGGGATGGACGTCTGCTCCATCGTGGAGACGGTTCGAACACCCGCGCTCGGCCACGCCTTACTGGCGTCCCTCGGCTGTGCGGAGGCGGTCACGACCAACTACGACCGCCTGTACGAGGCGGCAGTGCTGATGCAGCGCGGGCCCGGCAACGTGGCAACCGTCCTTCCCTGGGAGCACCCGGACGCCGGCAAGCAGTGGATCCTCAAGTTGCACGGGGACGTGCAGAAGCCGGCAAGCATCGTCCTGACCCGACAGCAGTTCGTCAGCTTCGATGCACAGACGCGGCCCGCGGGAGCCCTGCTGCAGACCCTGCTGATGACCCGGCACGTGCTTTTCGTTGGCGCGTCACTCACCGACGACAACGTCATCCGTCTCGCCTACGAGGTCGACCACTTCCGCCGCAGCCACGATCTTGCCGGCACGGTCGGTACGGTGCTGGACGTTGAGGACGACGAGGTCAGGCGCGAGCTCTGGCGCGACCAGCTCTTCTGGGTCTCAATGGCAGGCGACGACGTCCAGCAGCGGTCTCGCACTCTCGAGGTCTTCCTTGACGCTGTGGCTGCTCATGCGTCGAGCGATGCCTCGTGGCTGCTCGACGAGCGCTTCAGCGGTCTCTCGGATGCCGACCGTGACCTTGCAGCGGCTGCCCGTGAGGTCTACAACCGCGCCTCTGGGGCTGGCCCGGAGTGGAAGGGACTGGCTGACTCGCTTGCACGGTTCGGCGCCCGCTCAGGTCGCTGA
- a CDS encoding helix-turn-helix transcriptional regulator: protein MAAPGRDALKAMTRLVRIMAVLEDAGSVGVRRDRLFEVAEYGDADPGTQLGKDLKHLRDQGWQIDNIAGAGEAARYRMVSGDNRLRLRLTPAQLDALHRAVILSERADLAKRLGVKASSLPADVDSEVIPQSTELSLCLTAVTTRALVRFSYKGTPRVVHPGAVRFKNNQWYLTGQEDGSDVFKHFAVARMSAVTLDLPDTAQPVDTPPLALHPLRWDIDPPLEVTLRTSPELTPDVERWLLPPAKEEEHDGVVDLTYTVTHRAAFRARIYMLGRRVEIVDPPEFRDEVLDELRDLVGA from the coding sequence TTGGCGGCACCGGGGCGCGACGCGCTCAAGGCGATGACCCGGCTCGTGCGGATCATGGCCGTGCTCGAGGACGCGGGGAGCGTGGGCGTGCGACGCGACCGGCTCTTCGAGGTCGCGGAGTACGGCGACGCCGACCCGGGCACGCAGCTCGGCAAGGACCTCAAGCACTTGCGCGACCAGGGCTGGCAGATCGACAACATCGCGGGCGCCGGTGAGGCCGCGCGCTACCGCATGGTGTCGGGCGACAACCGCCTCCGCCTTCGGCTGACGCCGGCACAGCTCGACGCGCTCCACCGAGCGGTCATCCTCTCCGAGCGTGCGGACCTCGCGAAGCGACTGGGAGTGAAGGCGAGCAGCCTGCCGGCGGACGTCGACTCCGAGGTGATCCCGCAGTCCACCGAGCTGTCGCTCTGCCTCACGGCGGTCACGACGCGGGCGCTGGTGAGGTTCTCCTACAAAGGGACGCCGCGAGTGGTGCACCCGGGAGCGGTGCGGTTCAAGAACAACCAGTGGTACCTCACGGGCCAGGAGGACGGGAGCGACGTCTTCAAGCACTTCGCCGTCGCGCGCATGAGTGCGGTGACGCTCGACCTGCCCGACACGGCGCAGCCGGTCGACACTCCCCCGCTCGCGCTGCACCCGCTGCGCTGGGACATCGACCCACCCCTCGAGGTGACGCTGCGGACGTCCCCCGAGCTCACGCCCGACGTCGAGCGCTGGCTGCTCCCACCCGCCAAGGAGGAGGAGCACGACGGCGTCGTCGACCTGACCTACACCGTCACCCACCGGGCGGCCTTCCGGGCACGGATCTACATGCTCGGGAGGCGGGTGGAGATCGTCGACCCGCCGGAGTTCCGCGACGAGGTCCTGGACGAGCTGCGCGACCTGGTCGGTGCCTGA
- a CDS encoding helix-turn-helix transcriptional regulator has translation MAAPKFVQRIARLPQVLTLLAGYPDGLPLHTVAEQLGVDVETLREDLVTYVGLDSWGWDYDLFKRPAIEFVQPETDDGGTESERSEATVVRLVSEGRQDLLGADYLSAGDLAVLYTAGMALLESDPSDNDLEGALELIAETMYGAPTTQPEVGPWNKFVAALRQAEEQHRRVRIVYSRSWREGVSERVIEPLRLVQTRRGWEVDAGPVEYNGTLRTFLLSNIRSVEVLDETFEEPPGAARLLEKQRKTKKVRVDLAQDARWAVSLYAERHHVVEEDPDRFDAELELLEPVTQRLALLMLASGSRSRVPAEYVGGASAVINDLIAHHASHLSAQPN, from the coding sequence ATGGCCGCCCCCAAGTTCGTCCAGCGCATCGCGCGTCTGCCCCAGGTCCTCACGCTGCTCGCCGGGTACCCCGATGGTCTCCCGCTGCACACGGTCGCTGAGCAGCTCGGCGTCGATGTCGAGACGCTTCGCGAGGACCTGGTCACGTACGTCGGGCTCGACTCGTGGGGGTGGGACTACGACCTCTTCAAAAGGCCCGCGATCGAGTTCGTGCAGCCCGAGACCGACGACGGCGGCACCGAGTCCGAGCGGAGCGAGGCGACCGTCGTACGCCTGGTGAGCGAGGGGCGTCAGGACCTGCTCGGCGCCGACTACCTCAGCGCCGGTGACCTCGCCGTCCTCTACACCGCGGGCATGGCCCTGCTCGAGTCCGACCCGTCGGACAATGACCTCGAGGGTGCGCTCGAGCTGATCGCGGAGACCATGTACGGCGCGCCGACGACCCAGCCTGAGGTCGGCCCGTGGAACAAGTTCGTCGCCGCGCTACGCCAGGCCGAGGAGCAGCACCGGCGGGTGCGCATCGTCTACTCCCGCTCCTGGCGGGAAGGCGTCAGCGAGCGAGTCATCGAACCGCTCCGGCTCGTCCAGACGCGTCGCGGGTGGGAGGTCGACGCCGGACCGGTGGAGTACAACGGCACGCTGCGCACCTTCCTGCTCTCCAACATCCGATCCGTCGAGGTGCTCGACGAGACCTTCGAGGAACCACCGGGTGCCGCGCGACTGCTGGAGAAGCAGCGCAAGACGAAGAAGGTGCGCGTCGACCTCGCTCAGGACGCCCGCTGGGCGGTCTCGCTCTATGCCGAACGGCATCACGTCGTCGAGGAGGACCCCGACCGGTTTGACGCCGAGCTCGAGCTGCTCGAGCCGGTGACCCAGCGGCTGGCACTGCTCATGCTGGCGAGCGGGTCCCGGTCACGGGTCCCGGCGGAGTACGTCGGCGGAGCCAGCGCCGTCATCAACGACCTGATCGCTCATCACGCCTCCCATCTGTCCGCACAGCCGAACTGA
- a CDS encoding vWA domain-containing protein, which produces MKINTLLDVDLVAHEAEDEVALLLELQAPSAPIDATRPRASLEVVLDRSGSMAGGPLEGAKKALVALVRRLEPTDNFGLVAFDDHAQVVVPAGPLTDKDAVIARIQSVLPGGMTDLSAGYLRGLRELRRVAGAGGTVLVVSDGHVNSGVKDPDEFATITARAYADGLVTSTLGYGEGYDETLLSTIARAGSGNHVFAADPDGAGAAIAGEVDGLLDKVVQAVSLTVHMGPSVELVRLYNDLPAELLAPGVLTIELGDLYADEARKVLFKLMVPARTALGLAQVATLEVAYVEVARLVEHVHTIPITVNVVPGDEAAGRVASPTVTSEVLFQEAQDAKKQASEAFERGDVVAGTRLLGETKSRLAEALEVAPQDAVPDIRAQLEEVDQMETYTQIHGASYVSKMSRDSFHRSNRKRGRGTPL; this is translated from the coding sequence ATGAAGATCAACACGCTGCTCGACGTCGACCTCGTCGCCCACGAGGCTGAGGACGAGGTCGCGCTGCTCCTGGAGCTGCAGGCTCCGTCCGCGCCCATCGACGCGACGCGGCCGCGAGCCTCGCTGGAGGTCGTGCTCGACCGCTCCGGCTCCATGGCCGGCGGGCCGCTGGAGGGCGCGAAGAAGGCGCTCGTCGCGCTCGTACGCCGCCTCGAGCCGACCGACAACTTCGGCCTGGTCGCCTTCGACGACCACGCCCAGGTCGTTGTGCCGGCGGGCCCGCTCACCGACAAGGACGCCGTCATCGCACGGATCCAGTCGGTGCTGCCGGGAGGGATGACCGACTTGTCAGCGGGCTACCTCCGCGGGCTGCGCGAGCTCAGGCGAGTCGCGGGTGCCGGTGGCACTGTGCTCGTCGTCTCCGACGGTCATGTCAACTCCGGGGTCAAGGACCCCGACGAGTTCGCGACCATCACCGCCAGGGCGTATGCCGACGGCCTCGTCACCTCGACCCTCGGCTACGGCGAGGGGTATGACGAGACGCTGCTCTCGACGATCGCCAGGGCCGGCTCGGGCAACCACGTCTTCGCCGCCGACCCGGACGGGGCCGGGGCCGCCATCGCGGGCGAGGTCGACGGCCTGCTCGACAAGGTCGTCCAGGCAGTGTCCCTGACCGTGCACATGGGTCCGTCCGTCGAGCTCGTCCGCCTCTACAACGACCTCCCCGCCGAGCTCCTGGCACCGGGAGTGCTGACGATCGAGCTCGGCGACCTTTATGCCGACGAGGCCCGCAAGGTCCTGTTCAAGCTCATGGTGCCTGCGAGGACCGCCCTCGGTCTCGCTCAGGTGGCGACCCTCGAGGTCGCCTACGTCGAGGTGGCCAGGCTGGTCGAGCACGTCCACACGATCCCGATCACGGTTAACGTCGTCCCGGGCGACGAGGCGGCCGGTCGCGTCGCCTCACCGACGGTCACGTCTGAGGTCCTCTTTCAGGAGGCTCAAGACGCGAAGAAGCAGGCCTCCGAAGCGTTCGAGCGGGGTGACGTCGTCGCCGGCACTCGTCTGCTGGGCGAGACCAAGTCGCGGCTGGCGGAGGCGCTCGAGGTCGCACCGCAGGACGCGGTGCCCGACATCCGGGCCCAGCTCGAGGAGGTCGACCAGATGGAGACCTACACCCAGATCCACGGGGCCTCGTACGTCTCGAAGATGAGCCGGGACTCGTTCCACCGGAGCAACAGAAAGCGGGGCCGCGGCACGCCGCTATGA